The DNA region atatagatatatatatatatatatatatttaatatatattttatatatatgtgtgtgtgtgtgtgtgtgtgtgtgtgtgcatgcatcaGTTTTTCGTGTTTTCCCTGAAAAACAGGGAATCTCCTTCATATCTACGATACCTTTCCCGTGAATACACTAAATGTTAATACAATGACCAAGGTCCAGAAAATATtctctagaccagtggttcccaaccttgtTTTGGCCATCCCTCACCTAATTATCACCTCTAAAATCCTGATGCCCCCTTGTgatgatatataattcttatatattcacgtggaggaagcctaaaaggccattaacttgtTTGGAACCTTCTCGAATTTCACCCCCTTAAGAATCAAATTAACCCCTGGTGGGGCGAACACCCCACGTTGGGAGCCACTGCTCTAGACCTCGACAATTGCTGCTTTACTGTCATGTATTTCTCACTGGGGAGAAAAATCAACttgctaatgaaaaaaataaaagaaacaaacaaacttgtACCACTCAGTCTTAGAAAACTAACTATCATAAAGAAACTATTTCAAATCGACGGCGCCTCATAAGAGCAATTCAAAAGTTGACCTGAAAACTGGGAAAAATGTACGTACATATAAAATAAGTTTTCTGTACATAAtatggtggtccgagttcgattctcggctcggccaacccgaaatcagaggaatttatttctggtgatagaaattcatttctcgatatagtgttgttcggatcccacaataagctgtaggtcccgttgctaggtggccagttggttcctagccacgtaaaaatatctaatccttcgggccagccctaggagagctgttaatcagctcagtggtctggtaaaactaagatatacttaacttaacttgaacagaaaataatgctgtataaaactctcagccacgatccatgaaactttcaggcaTGGCCCAGGGGTAGTCTGTGTTGTTTGTatatatagcggtgccagacgcacgatcatggctaactttaaccttaaggaaaataacaactgccgaggctagagggctgcaatttggtatgtcagATGATGGAGGGAGGATGattaaaataccaaattgcagccctctagcctcagtagttttgaagatctgagggcggagagaaaaagcgcggacggacagtcaaagccagctcaatagttttctttgagagaaaactaaaaaccacTCTTTCTCGCACGAATACAACGCTCTAAATTGATACCAAAATAATCACGAAGATTAAAATGAGGTCAAACAACAGTAATGGCCTCACCTCAATAAGCCAGCATATCCCATAACATATACATTTTCATTCCCTCTTAAATTACCTACTACAGACCCATTCCTCCAATGTAACGACAAGATAATAAACAGTAATAAACGTCCCAAATCACCCATAACTGAAACGAAGGACTTTTACTGACCTCACAGTGTCTGCCTAAGTGAAAGACTAATATCCTTTCGCATTCATTCTCTTCAGAAGACTTCCATTAAGGTGCATTCTTTGACGAGCAATGGCAGCTAAAGGTGATTACCTTTCGACACGGGCGAGTTTTCATTGGCAATATGATATCAGTTAATAGAACGAGCTCCTCTCTGAGTGATATGTCAGAACGTTGCGAAATGAATGATTATTTATGTACGTGGACTTGACGAGAATCATCTTGTTTTTTGTTCAGTGCTCAAGACAATGTTTCCTGTTTTGAAATCTCACTTGGCAAAACAATCAAGCATCAAGAGGTATTTTTTACTTGACCGAACTGTGAACGTTTCCTCTTCTTGGGGAAGAAATAATGATAACGACAATAACACAAATCAAAACAACTTTCCCCGTAAATTTTCCTTCCACACAGAATTCGCCTTTGGGTCCCTGAGTGTTCTTCgcccaaagacttcctgtctctTCCTACGACCTGTCCTGTGGGCATGACTAAAGGAtgcttgcagcgtcccttcagcccctagctacaTCCCCTTTTTTTGGCATTTTAATAAGCCTACATCCCCGATTCCTTTCTTCgctcttgctgttcaacctctctgaCCGTCACTTCGTAGTGCCACTGCTGGTTTTTCTCCCAATTCCACCTTCAGGTCCCGGGATCTTTATTTTGCTGCCCAACCTCTCCAACTAgatctcttttcactgtcttcggTATTAGATGGAAGAAGGTTCTCCATTGCTGGGCTCGACAGCCTGAATTTCTTGAATCAacgtaaaaaagttaagtatatcttagttcaaccagaccaccgacctgatttacagctctcctaatgctggcccgaaggattagatatttttacgaggctaggaaccagttggttacttagcaacgggacctacagcttattgtgggatccgaaccacaccgagaaatgaatttctatcaccagaaataaattcctctgattccgtgttggccgagcggGAAATCGAACACGGACCCTGAGATCGATAGTcaagcatgtaaccgactcgtccaacgaggaactgaatcAACGTAAGACGTCACTCCACTTAATTCTCTGCCTAGTACAAGTGCCCTTCACGACTATATCTTTGCTTTCTGAGCATAAACATAAGAACAGTTTGCGAATAATCAAAACAAATCACAGATTTCAGtgaataaaaattacaatttctgCGACGACACCCCTTTTGCGACCTCGTTAGAGGCGAATGTATTTGGACCTACCTAATGAGAGCGATACAGAGAGCCTGTAGTAGTTCCAACAAGGGAATGTCCGAGCAACGTACctgcaagaaaaagaaatgattaaAACTTGACTCATTTACCTGCACACACTACAgaataaatagtttttattttattcattagcaCTCCAATGATCCAGAGAGAGCATACATCTTCCCAcaaacaacatacatacattaacacaTAACACATTTTGatacacatacatttttataatatgtgTGCGTGTTGGTATTTCCATAAAAAGGGTAATGCCACTTGACCCTTAACACAAACTCCAaaacaaaattacttaaaaaacaaaagaacaaaatgaatacaaagaTAACATACtactgataagagagagagagagagagagagagagagagaatgacattaTTAACCTTCTACGCGTGGCAACAATAACACCACACTATGTAACTCCAACATCACCAAaactaatattaaataaaataaagtaatattcaatactatactactactacttatcCTATATCATCCCATCAACACCACCTCAGCAACGCCGGCAATAACGACCGCAAGCAACCACAATATGAACACGAAAAACAATCAAAACTTAAAATCTCATAACTGCGACAATAAAGCGACAGCGGGAGGCAATGGCCATCAATCACCGCGACAACAAACATGCCAATCTAATAAAGCGCAATTCACCACGGGACGTCACTGATCGCCTCCGCTAATTAGTGCCATGACGAAGCACTATAGTATAGAATTCGGCCTGACCCTCGCGACCTACGTAGTAGTCCGCGGCTGTGCGTCGCCCGATGCGCGCATGGAAGCCAGATTGGAAGCGAGCGGGATTTCAATTACCCGATGCCAAGTCCTTGACTGATTAAACTGGCATAGGaacgcatgcatgcatgcatgcacacatacacgtgtgtatatatatagggtatatatatgtgtgttatacatgtgttcttatgtatgtatgtatgtatgtatgtatgcatgtatgtatgattattttgcatatatatatatatatatatatatatatatatatatataatatatataatcataaatgtacatacacacatttatgttGGTTAACGTATATAATGCACAGTATgtgcattattcatatatatatatatatatatatatatatatatatatatatatatatatatataatgtgtgtgtgtatcagttaacgtaaataaaaaaaattctattttcatttatacgaTCATCTTCGTAGCTAGtacaaataggagagagagagagagagagagagagagagagagagagagagagagagaggagaatcggAATGCCTAAATCGAGCGTCAAAAATTAAGCTCCAGATTCTAAATTTGACTCCCGAAAGGTTAAAGACTGGGGAAATAAAAAGTTCGGGGAACCTAACGGCAGAAGGTTTCTCTGTGTCCCAAAttagcctcagagagagagagagagagagagagagagagagagagagagagagagagagattgtattcaCTTATACAGGTTACAAAGCGTAAAATGGCCGACTACATACTTCCATAACTAtttttgcatcataaatacaacTGCTTCCTATTGATCGCAAACATCTTCCTCCccttttcttttaacatgacaaaaCCACCTCAAATTATCCTGATTCAACTAAGCTAAAAAATTCTGCCACTTCTGCGCATCTTCATAATTTTCTCAACGCTTACGATTCTTCCCTCAATTTACCACAAAaaccctttcatttcattttaactgtttcatttgtattcaggATGCACGCAACACTTCAGTAATGTAGAGCTGGCTCAGCAACTCCTTCCAACATACCAAAtttaactctgtgtgtgtgtgtatgtgtgtctactatttgggcatattttctcttatgcaatttcTATTGAATTCAATGGCATTATTTGCAGAGACTATCTGTTTATTTAGTTTGAATCAGCCTGAAGAGGAAAAGAAGTATAGACTGATTAAAAATCTAAACAAGAAGATAGTCCCTGTAAATAATGCCactgattatagatatatatatataatatatataaatatatataatagtatatcttatatatatatagtatattactatatatataatatatatcatatatatatgacaatatatatatatataataaatatattatattaacatattaatacatataatacattataataatactacagactatattataaataataatacctatgatatatatatatatattatatatatatatatatatatatatatatatatatataatatatatatagatatatatatatatatatatatatacatatatatattatatagtatatatatatatatatatgtatatatatatatatatatatatatatatatacatatatctatatataaagtgtttatattTGCATGAAGACATTCACACTCCCAAAATAGACAAATGCAACTGTTCACAATATTTAATGTCGACTAAATCAAACGGCGAGTGGGAGGCGACGCGCGCGACGCGTGGGTGTCTTGGTAAACAACATCTTAAAACCTGACGAATCTCGGATTTAATAGCCTTCTCTGGTCTTGGGAGTTTTCGCCTTTCATTCGACTTTCTTTTGACATTTACTGTTAATAAAAAGTACACTGATTAAAGAGACGCGTTCTAATCTCGAGTCACTCGGATTTTGTATTTgcttaagatattttttttatcttgtactTAATTATGTGATGAGCTTGATACGCGCGATACGCTGTGCTGGAACCCgtcgctgcccgtcatgtctcccctaccctcccgttcccctacttAGCCCGCCCTTAccacggggcggacaaacaaaatAGATCCACTCGGGTTTTATTATCATAgatggatatttagtctttttcacttttttaagtaccttttcattatttatttctactcCTCTTGTGGCATTTTACCTTTCACTTGTTAGTTTTGCAACTCCTCTTCTTGATTCTTTGCTTACCAAACTTCAATTTTATGCTGAACATTTAGTCACGCCCAACTTTCGATGATATACCTTTAGTCTTAATTATTACCTATTCTGTATTCTCAAAATTTACTTTAATGTTCGtatcattttacacacacacatatgtatatgtatatatatattcaatatatataatatatatatatatcaaataatatattatatatagatatatatatatatatatataataaatgcgtCTGTGTGTTTCCTTCTTCCACTTGTGATTTACTtcaaaatataattatctaactCTAGCACTGTACTTTCACTTCCCGCAAGTACTATATCTTATCCATTACATCTAAACTCATTTTACCTTTCGTTAATTTCACTCCAATAAAGGTAAACCACTTTAATTTCGCTTCTGACATATCACTACATCTCAGCAGTGTTATCAAACTTCATTCAAACTTCTGTAATTAACTTTTTCTATGGAACATCATCACTCCCAACACAGCACTTCCTAAATGGTTAATATCAATCATCCCAAAGGCCATTTAAAGCTCTGGTATTTATTGTAACAACAATAAAggcaaagatatataaataaaataaatggaatgcCTGAAaccattttaaaatctttgtaaaaatTAACGTTTCGAAATAAACTTTCTAGGGAAGCCGACAATCTTGATATGACGAAGATACATCTTCAGATATTTTCTTGATCACGATGAcagtttaaattttcattttttccaaggCCATCCATTCATCCTATCGTTGCACTAATATCTCAAATCATTCAAGTAAGTTGATGCCACAATCAGTAATCATGTTGCTGTTCTAGTTGTTTCGAACGCTGGCGATGACGGAAATGAAATCAAGGTGTTGAAGATTGTGAAATTTGGTGgagatggagttttttttttattgatggagGTTATGATATTTTTGACGGTGATGACGATGTTGTTGTTACTGGTGATGATAGTGGTGGCGATGTTGTTCCCTTTGGTGGTGGCGATGTTGTTATtactggtggtggtagtggtggcgATGTTGTTGCTATTGGTGGTGGCGATGTTGCTGTTACTAGTGGTGGTACTGGTGGCAATGTTGTTGCTATTGATGGTGGTAGCGGTGGAGATGTTGTTGTtactggtggtggtagtggtggcgATGTTGCTGTTActagtggtggtagtggtggcgATGTTGCTGTTACTAGTGGTGGTACTGGTGGCGATGTTGCTGTTACTAGTGGTGGTACTGGTGGCGATGTTGTTGCTATTGATGGTGGCAGTGGTGGAGATGTTATTGTtactggtggtggtagtggtggcgATGTTGttcctggtggtggtggtggcagtGATGTTGTTACTGGTGGTGGTAGTTGCGGCAATGTTGTTACTATCGATGAAGGTGGTAGCGGTGGATGGTTGGTTGTTACGTGTTGTGGTAGTGGTAGGCGATGTTGCTGTACTAGTGGTGGTATGGTGGGATGGTGGCTGTTATTACGGTGGTGTACTGGTTGGCGATGTTGGTGTTACTAGTGGTGCTACTGGTGGCGATGTTGCTGTTACTAGTGGTGGTACTGGTGGCGATGTTGCTGTTACTAGTGGTGGTACTGGTGGCGATGTTGTTGCTATTGATGGTGGCAGCAGTGGAGATGTTATTGTtactggtggtggtagtggtggcgATGTTGTTCCTGGTGGTGGTTGCGGCAATGCTGTTGTTACTGGTGGTGGTAGTTGCGGCAATGTTGTTACTATTGATGGTGGCGATGTTGTTCTTACTGGTGGTGGCAGTGGTCAAGATGTTGTTGCTATTGGTGGTGATAGTGGTCGACATTATGTTATTGATGGTGAGAGTGGTCGACATGTTATTGCTATTGGTAGTGGTGGTGATGTTGTTGCTATTGGTGATGATAATGGTCGACATATTGTGGCTATTGGTGGTGACAGTGGTCGACATGTTGCGGCTACTGGTGGTGATAGTGGTCGAGATTTTGTGGCTACTGGTGGTGATAGTGGTCGAGATGTTGTTGCTATTGGTGGTGATAGTGGTCGACATGTTGTTGCTATTGGTGATGATAATGGTCGACATGTTGCGGCTACTGGTGGTGATAGTGGTCGAGATTTTGTGGCTACTGGTGGTGATAGTGGTCGACATGTTGTTGCTACTGGTGGTGATAGTGGTCGAGATGTTGTTGCTATTGGTGGTGATAGTGGTCGACATATTGTTGCTACTGGTGGTGATAGTGGTCGACATGTTGCGGCTATTGGTGGTGATAGTGATCAACATGTGGCTATTGGTGGTGATAGTGGTCGACATGTTGCTACTGGTAGTGATAGTGGTCGACATGTTGCGGCTATTGGTGGTGATAGTGGTCGTCGACATGTTGCGGCTATTGGTGGTGATAGTGGTTGAGATTTTGTGGCTACTGTGGTGATAAGTGGTCGAGATGTTGTTGCTATTGGTGGTGATTGTGCTCGACATGTTGTTATTGGTGGTGACATTGGTCGACATGTCGGTTATTGGTGTTGATAGCAGTCGACTTGTTGTTGCTATTGGTAGTGgtgattttgttgttattgtttgtgGTGGCGAATTTGTTACTGGTTGTGGTAGAGATGTTGTTAACGCCTGTGTTGGCGATATTCTTGCTACTGCTGGTGTTggcgatgttgttgttgttgttgttggttgtggtGGCGATGTTACCGAAGGAGGCAGTAGCGGAGATGACAGAGCCATCATCGATCCCGCCCTTCCGATACAGACGGGTTCCTGTCGTCATTGAAGTCACTGACGCCTTTTCAGCTGTGACATCAAAGCCGGGTTCTTTGATATCGTTGGATGATTACAGACGTTTCCTATCCACAAAAATGTCCCTCTTTTGTGATCTCGCTGCCGGAcagatataacataaaaaaaagattagcTATTGATAAGTGAACTTTTAAAGCACCTTTTCGTTGTTTGCATATCAAAGATAGACATAACATTTTTCGAATTGTTGGTCGCGTTCTTTTGGGAATTACGTTGGCTTTATGAGATGAAATAACATTAATTTACATATTACAAGCTgagaggagattttttttttactttttggctCCGTTCATTTGATAAACgcagttggaacttggacagtttgagcgaagatgcaatgcaactCTAACGGAACActtttctctttgcattttaataaattttttttatctatctatcaatttattaatttattttttctttttaataagagagttctcttctttctttatttccctttacctcctcttatttcttccaAATGAATCAGTTAAGTCGAGCTGCATAGAGAATTTagactaaaggccaagcactgggaactttgaggtcattcagcgctgaaatggaaattgacagtaaaaggtttgaaatgtgaaacaggaggaaaacctcgcagttgcactatgaatcaagtattaggagagggtggaaattaagctaaagaaagagaatatgaaaggaggtacagtagaagaaacgaaagtggttgcagctaggggccgaaggcacgctgcaaagaacctcaagtattgcctacagtgcaccgcatgaggttcactgacggcactaccccctctaCGGAGTTCTTCCAAATgaaccccatattctttggaagcttggctttcaagtcaatggcctctgtcggcttgttccatatggtgttttattatcattactattcttctgaataataatgatgataaaacacCAGACAGAAACAGAAAATAACATCCAATAACGTACAAAATATGTCTTAGAGCAGATTAATAGAGacagaaaatataagtaaataaaggcATTTCACGATCAGAATCGAGTCAAGTAAGTTCCGCCATTATGATACTTAGGAATTTCTACTTTTCCGTCCTCGATATTCTCGAATCTAAGAGGGATCGGTCTAGTCCAgtgtttttcaacctttttgtgcCCATGGCCCATTTTTGGCATTCCTAAGTACTCGTGGCCCAATGCCCttcaaaattgtgtaaaaaataataatagaattttataaaaaaaagtttagaatacttttattagttttacattatcatttacagAACTGTCTCTTTAGAGCACTTCattagtttacattttcattaccgGAAGAAAATGTTTGcctttattcactgttaataactcATATATGTTGTAATCAAAACTCAAAGGACATGTATTTACTTATGAAATTAAACACTTTCCAGTATTTGCGTAATTCAATTTTATGGCTTGTGATAATAACTCAAAATACTTTTTCACTTATGAAAATAAGCACTGGCCTGCATTTAACagtattctaaataaattttggacattgaaataaaaactaaaattccacATTTTTACTTATGAAGTTGAGCATTGGCGTGCATTTATAGTAAATAAAATCTGTCTATTTGTAttgtaataaaaactaaatttacacTTGTACAACAATTATAGAAATAAACATAATAGTACTTTATTGTTGGCATTTAAAATACTGCATAGATTTGGTAGCTTGTGTGATGTTGTGCTTGCTTTTCAACTATAAGTCTATCAATTTGTGGGACAGTTGTAGATAATGCACATCTCATATCATGCTTCACCTCCAAACGatttcttgtttttgtctttatttgtaaTAAGACAGAAAACCCGGATTCACACAGGTAAATAGAAGCAAAAGGTAAAAGGGCTTTTATCCCAAGCTTCCCAACTCTCGAATATGATACACTTGCTTGTGACCAGAATTCCTGTATAGagcgttctttaaaaaaaaaatccttgatacttgaatcaaatttcatttctaaaaatTCATCTTGGTCAGACTCAGGAATAATATCTGGTTCTGCATTAAAAGGGTTTCTCACAAATGACAGATCTATTTCTTCAAGATCAGGAAGGTACCTGGAAAATTCTTGGCACAAATTATGAAGGTGACTGATTATTTCATTTTGGAGGCAAaattctgtttctccttctcttccttcagCCACTTCACAAAGCTTctcaaacatagtaaaattacCAGAGCTAACTTTCCTAGACCAGTTCTTCGTCTTGGCAACAAAACCAAGCAATGTGTCAACAAAGTGAATTACTGTTGTGTCCTTACCCTGAAGCTTTAGATTAAGCTTTTTAAGCTGGTCAAATATGTCAGCTAAATAGGCTAAACTTGGTTCCCAAAGtggatcatgaaaaaaaaaataggttcctTATCTTGCATATCCAAAAACATCTTTAGCTCTTCTCTAAGTTCAAAAACTCTGTTCAGGACATTGCCCTTGGATAGCCATCGTGTCATGGCCCACCAGTTGAAAACCACTGGTCAGTCAATCAATTATCCGTCCTCTGCTCACGAACTCGAACAATTTCGCCGCTAGATGGCCTTGCTGCCATTAGCCTACAGCTACTATTTCGGCCCCTGCTGCGTCACATCTGAAGTGAGTCCCATGCCAAGAGTCCGTGAAACGCCTGTAACCCGCACATACTTCCATCAATAATATGAGATTTGGAATCTCTTTTTGTGTTCCCATATATCTAAACCGTCTCCCTTTGACAAATGCTATTTTCATTAGGCTTGGGCTACTTTTCTGCTCTACAGACCTTAAGCcttaacatgaaaaaatattggaaatcaaataaatttgtttaaaaaaaccgTAAATaggacatttttatttgtttactaatTAAAATCTTTTTTAACAATATTGCCGTTATTAATGGACAGCCGTATCCTTGAAGAAGAAAACTTGGCAAATAATTCACTCACAAAGAGCAAAGTTGACGGTGTCAAGATAACTTTCGGTCCCTTTAGTGAGAGATTTAGTGAACATCAATGATTATTTCCTGCTTTGTTTGTCCGCCAGCAAGGTACCAAATACCCCGAGGAGCTTCGTTCTCGAGAGACAAAGTACCTCCCCCCTCCCACGTCCCCCTAAAAAAAGGAGGCCATTGTACTCAATTTGTTGACATTCTGTGGACTCTCCTCATATCGCAATGATTAGCTGTGCCGTAAGGGAGGAAAAAACATCAAGAGGGAGATGGACCCACAGAAAGCTTGTGTTTAATTTCTCGGATGTGATATCAGTGGGTTTGCCAAATGGTTTTGTACTGTTTTCCATGGCTATATTACTTCCTTACCCTAATATCTGTCTCCTTTTACCATTGTACGGTGATGTTACATTCCAGCTTCcaaacaccgtattctttggaagcctgaatttcatgtcaatggcgCCTGAGGCCTtcttccatatggataggttcatcttctgaataataataataaaaatccacaattatatagcaaACCATATTACTGTGTAAAAACAAgtaaagactttcgaacaccctCATCCGTGTTAACATGTTAACGTTAACACTGATAAggatcgaaagtctttgtttattttacatagaaatatagtTCACTATATAACTGTGAATTTTT from Macrobrachium nipponense isolate FS-2020 chromosome 36, ASM1510439v2, whole genome shotgun sequence includes:
- the LOC135203423 gene encoding uncharacterized transmembrane protein DDB_G0289901-like, which translates into the protein MAAKGYDIFDGDDDVVVTGDDSGGDVVPFGGGDVVITGGGSGGDVVAIGGGDVAVTSGGTGGNVVAIDGGSGGDVVVTGGGSGGDVAVTSGGSGGDVAVTSGGTGGDVAVTSGGTGGDVVAIDGGSGGDVIVTGGGSGGDVVPGGGGGSDVVTGGGSCGNVVTIDEGGSGGCGATGGDVAVTSGGTGGDVAVTSGGTGGDVVAIDGGSSGDVIVTGGGSGGDVVPGGGCGNAVVTGGGSCGNVVTIDGGDVVLTGGGSGQDVVAIGGDSGRHYVIDGESGRHVIAIGSGGDVVAIGDDNGRHIVAIGGDSGRHVAATGGDSGRDFVATGGDSGRDVVAIGGDSGRHVVAIGDDNGRHVAATGGDSGRDFVATGGDSGRHVVATGGDSGRDVVAIGGDSGRHIVATGGDSGRHVAAIGGDSDQHVAIGGDSGRHVATGSDSGRHVAAIGGDSGRRHVAAIGGDSG